A single region of the Leisingera thetidis genome encodes:
- the greA gene encoding transcription elongation factor GreA produces the protein MEKIPMTPAGHAALESELKTLKSVERPAIIQAIAEARELGDLSENAEYHSAREKQSFIEGRIKELEGILSLADVINPAKLSGAIKFGARVTVVDEDTDEEKTWQIVGEHEANIEAGLLNIKSPIARALIGKDEGDSVEVRTPGGERAYEILKIVYS, from the coding sequence ATGGAAAAGATCCCGATGACCCCGGCGGGCCACGCCGCGCTGGAAAGCGAACTGAAGACCCTGAAATCCGTCGAACGCCCGGCCATCATCCAGGCGATCGCCGAAGCCCGCGAACTGGGCGACCTGTCGGAAAACGCCGAGTACCATTCGGCGCGCGAAAAGCAGTCCTTCATCGAAGGCCGCATCAAGGAGCTGGAAGGCATCCTGTCGCTGGCCGATGTGATCAACCCGGCGAAACTGTCCGGCGCCATCAAGTTCGGCGCCCGGGTGACCGTGGTGGACGAGGACACCGACGAGGAAAAGACCTGGCAGATCGTCGGCGAGCATGAGGCCAACATCGAGGCGGGCCTGCTGAACATCAAATCGCCGATCGCGCGCGCCTTGATCGGCAAGGACGAAGGCGACAGTGTGGAAGTGCGCACGCCCGGCGGCGAGCGCGCCTATGAGATCCTCAAGATCGTCTATTCCTGA
- a CDS encoding DUF2007 domain-containing protein, translating into MKELLRSTDPTIIAFASALLEGEDIDCFQMDVNMSVLEGSIGIFPRRLMVRAGDYEDALVVMRDNEIPLGR; encoded by the coding sequence ATGAAAGAGCTTTTGCGCAGCACCGATCCGACGATCATCGCCTTTGCCTCCGCCCTTCTTGAGGGTGAGGATATAGACTGCTTTCAAATGGACGTAAATATGAGCGTCCTGGAAGGCAGTATCGGAATTTTCCCGCGCCGTCTGATGGTTCGCGCCGGTGATTACGAGGACGCGCTGGTGGTGATGCGCGACAATGAAATCCCGCTGGGACGATGA
- a CDS encoding VOC family protein: MSAVLEHANVTVADPNATAAWMQEVFGWHVRWQGEAKNGGYTVHVGEEASYLALYTPRTPAGKAPESYGIVGGLNHLAVIVEDLDATEAAVKAAGFTPMNHGDYEPGHRFYFHDENGIEYEAVQYD, from the coding sequence ATGAGCGCAGTTCTGGAACATGCAAATGTCACCGTGGCCGACCCCAATGCCACCGCCGCCTGGATGCAGGAGGTGTTCGGCTGGCATGTGCGCTGGCAGGGCGAGGCCAAGAATGGCGGCTACACCGTGCATGTGGGGGAGGAGGCCAGCTATCTGGCGCTCTACACGCCGCGCACGCCCGCCGGCAAAGCGCCGGAAAGCTATGGCATCGTTGGCGGGCTGAACCATCTGGCGGTGATCGTAGAGGATCTGGACGCCACGGAAGCCGCGGTGAAGGCCGCCGGCTTCACACCGATGAACCACGGCGACTATGAACCGGGCCACCGCTTCTACTTCCATGATGAGAACGGCATCGAATACGAGGCGGTGCAATATGATTGA
- the mobA gene encoding molybdenum cofactor guanylyltransferase MobA, with protein sequence MTPPLGVILAGGLATRMGGGDKGRLLVGGQSLLSRVVDRLSPQVSGLALNANGDPERFADLGLAVIADSIEGFAGPLAGVLAGLDWAAEQGADTIVTAAADTPFFPADLVARLTAAAEGMDHPLVMATTPRTGDEALKSGGGKRVNRHPAFGLWPVALREDLRAALNDGLRKVVLWTDRHGGREALFGADPFDPFFNINTPEDLARAEALLA encoded by the coding sequence ATGACCCCACCCCTCGGCGTAATCCTCGCAGGCGGTCTCGCCACCCGGATGGGCGGCGGTGACAAGGGGCGGCTGCTGGTCGGCGGCCAGAGCCTCCTGTCCCGCGTGGTGGACCGGCTGTCGCCGCAGGTCTCGGGCCTAGCGCTCAACGCAAATGGCGACCCGGAGCGGTTCGCCGATCTGGGCCTGGCGGTCATTGCCGACTCCATCGAAGGCTTCGCCGGCCCCTTGGCGGGTGTGCTCGCGGGCCTCGATTGGGCGGCAGAGCAGGGCGCGGACACCATCGTCACCGCCGCCGCAGACACACCGTTCTTTCCGGCCGATCTGGTCGCGCGGCTGACCGCCGCGGCAGAGGGCATGGATCATCCGCTGGTAATGGCAACCACCCCGCGCACCGGCGACGAGGCGCTGAAATCCGGCGGCGGCAAACGCGTGAACCGGCACCCGGCCTTCGGCCTTTGGCCCGTTGCCCTGCGCGAGGACCTGCGCGCTGCCTTGAATGACGGCCTGCGCAAGGTGGTGCTATGGACCGACCGGCACGGCGGCCGCGAGGCGCTGTTCGGCGCGGACCCCTTTGACCCCTTCTTCAACATCAACACGCCCGAGGATCTGGCCCGCGCCGAGGCGCTGCTGGCATGA
- a CDS encoding electron transfer flavoprotein-ubiquinone oxidoreductase produces the protein MAEIEREAMEYDVVIVGAGPAGLSAAIRLKQLDADLQVVVLEKGSEVGAHILSGAVLDPCGLNALMPDWKEKGAPLNVEVKEDNFLMLGEAGHVRIPNFPMPPLMNNHGNYIVSMGNVCRWMAEQAEELGVEIFPGMACSELVYGDNGEVKGVVAGEFGRNPDGTPGPAYEPGMELHGKYVFLGEGVRGSLSKEVIAKYGLSDGKEPQKYGIGMKEIWEIDPAKHKEGTVTHTMGWPLGKNAGGGSFIYHLDNNQVYVGFVVHLNYKNPHLFPYMEFQRFKHHPVVAELLKGGKRVAYGARAITEGGWQSMPKLVAPGVALLGCSAGMVNVPRIKGNHNAMLSGKAAAEAAFDAIRAERSGDELAAYEADVRGGAIGKDLKMVRNVKPMWSKWGLTASLAFGGLDMWTNNLLGFSFFGTLGHGKNDAEATEEASKHKVIDYPKPDGVLSFDRLTNVSFSMTNHEESQPCHLRLGNADTPIRVNLPKFAEPAQRYCPAGVYEVVEKDGQPEFVINFQNCVHCKTCDIKDPAQNITWTTPQGGDGPNYPNM, from the coding sequence ATGGCCGAGATTGAACGCGAAGCGATGGAATACGACGTGGTGATCGTCGGGGCCGGCCCTGCCGGCCTGTCCGCGGCCATCCGCCTGAAACAGCTGGACGCCGACCTGCAGGTCGTGGTCCTGGAAAAGGGCTCGGAAGTGGGCGCGCACATCCTGTCGGGCGCGGTGCTGGACCCCTGCGGCCTGAACGCGCTGATGCCGGACTGGAAGGAAAAGGGCGCGCCGCTGAACGTCGAGGTCAAGGAAGACAACTTCCTGATGCTGGGCGAAGCCGGCCACGTCCGCATCCCCAACTTCCCGATGCCGCCCCTGATGAACAACCACGGCAACTACATCGTCTCCATGGGCAACGTCTGCCGCTGGATGGCGGAGCAGGCCGAGGAGCTGGGCGTCGAGATCTTCCCGGGCATGGCGTGTTCTGAGCTGGTCTATGGCGACAACGGCGAAGTGAAGGGCGTGGTGGCCGGCGAGTTCGGCAGGAACCCCGACGGCACCCCCGGCCCGGCCTATGAGCCCGGCATGGAGCTGCACGGCAAATACGTCTTCCTCGGCGAAGGCGTGCGCGGCTCGCTGTCCAAGGAAGTGATCGCCAAATACGGCCTGTCCGATGGCAAGGAGCCGCAGAAATACGGCATCGGCATGAAAGAGATCTGGGAGATCGACCCGGCCAAGCACAAGGAAGGCACCGTCACCCATACCATGGGCTGGCCGCTGGGCAAGAACGCGGGCGGCGGCTCCTTCATCTACCACCTGGACAACAACCAGGTCTATGTCGGCTTCGTGGTGCATCTGAACTACAAGAACCCGCACCTGTTCCCCTACATGGAATTCCAGCGCTTCAAGCACCACCCGGTGGTGGCAGAGCTGCTGAAGGGCGGCAAGCGCGTGGCCTACGGCGCCCGCGCGATCACCGAAGGCGGCTGGCAGTCGATGCCGAAACTGGTGGCCCCCGGCGTGGCGCTGCTGGGCTGCTCGGCGGGCATGGTCAACGTGCCGCGCATCAAGGGCAACCACAACGCGATGCTGTCCGGCAAGGCCGCGGCCGAAGCCGCCTTTGACGCCATCCGGGCCGAGCGTTCGGGGGATGAGCTGGCGGCTTATGAGGCCGACGTGCGCGGCGGTGCCATCGGCAAGGACCTCAAGATGGTCCGCAACGTCAAGCCGATGTGGTCCAAGTGGGGCCTCACCGCCTCGCTGGCCTTCGGCGGCCTGGACATGTGGACCAACAACCTCCTGGGCTTCTCCTTCTTCGGCACCCTGGGCCACGGCAAGAACGACGCCGAGGCGACCGAGGAAGCCTCCAAGCACAAGGTGATCGACTATCCCAAGCCCGACGGCGTGCTGTCCTTCGACCGGCTGACCAACGTCAGCTTCTCGATGACCAACCACGAGGAAAGCCAGCCCTGCCACCTGCGCCTGGGCAATGCGGACACCCCGATCCGGGTCAACCTGCCGAAATTCGCCGAACCGGCGCAGCGCTACTGCCCGGCCGGCGTCTACGAGGTGGTGGAAAAGGACGGCCAGCCGGAGTTCGTCATCAACTTCCAGAACTGCGTCCACTGCAAGACCTGCGACATCAAGGATCCGGCCCAGAACATCACCTGGACCACGCCGCAGGGCGGCGACGGGCCGAACTACCCGAACATGTGA
- a CDS encoding 4-(cytidine 5'-diphospho)-2-C-methyl-D-erythritol kinase, whose amino-acid sequence MAAEVFAPAKINLTLHVTGRRADGYHLLDSLVVFADAGDRLQLDPGSGLALEVSGLFAEGVPADHRNLVWKAAAGAGWTGRIRLSKQLPHGAGIGGGSSDAAAVLRAAAGQGSRIPDALPLSLGADVPVCMAARASRMQGIGEQVTPAELPPLHALLVNPGAHVPTGPVFSALASRASPPMPQDIPPFASAEDCAAWLKEQRNDLEAPALALAPVIDRTLADLRSSRGALLARMSGSGATCFALYPTKKAAHMAAYEISAEHPDWWCSAVTLT is encoded by the coding sequence ATGGCGGCTGAGGTCTTTGCGCCGGCCAAGATCAATCTGACCCTGCATGTGACCGGCCGCCGCGCTGACGGCTATCACCTGCTGGATTCGCTGGTGGTCTTTGCCGATGCCGGCGACCGGCTGCAGCTTGACCCCGGCTCCGGACTGGCGCTGGAGGTCTCCGGCCTGTTTGCCGAAGGCGTGCCTGCCGATCACCGCAACCTGGTGTGGAAAGCCGCCGCCGGGGCGGGCTGGACCGGACGCATCCGCCTCTCCAAGCAGCTGCCGCACGGGGCCGGCATCGGCGGCGGATCCTCCGATGCGGCCGCCGTTCTGCGCGCGGCCGCGGGGCAGGGCAGCCGAATACCGGATGCTCTGCCGCTCTCGCTTGGCGCCGACGTGCCGGTCTGCATGGCCGCCCGGGCGTCACGGATGCAGGGGATCGGCGAACAGGTCACGCCGGCGGAGCTGCCGCCGCTGCATGCGCTGCTGGTCAATCCCGGCGCGCATGTGCCCACGGGGCCGGTGTTTTCCGCGCTCGCCAGCCGCGCCAGCCCGCCGATGCCGCAGGACATCCCCCCCTTCGCCTCCGCCGAAGACTGCGCCGCCTGGCTGAAGGAGCAGCGCAATGACCTCGAAGCCCCGGCGCTGGCGCTGGCCCCGGTGATCGATAGAACCCTCGCGGATCTGCGCAGCTCGCGCGGGGCGCTGCTGGCCCGCATGTCCGGCTCCGGCGCCACCTGCTTTGCGCTCTACCCCACGAAAAAGGCCGCCCATATGGCGGCCTATGAGATCAGCGCGGAACATCCCGATTGGTGGTGCAGCGCGGTAACCCTGACCTGA
- a CDS encoding tetratricopeptide repeat protein: protein MPVSILRSLTCAALVAASASAAQAGGLAGSYLAGRAATYDSDFAAAALYYTQALARDPQNPLLMENVVFAQLAMGKADLAVPVAERLLQTGARSQVANIVIAGGRAAKGEFQAILDRDLEREAIHPLVDGLLEGWAHIGAGSVSSALKSFDGLAEDGSLRPFVLYHRALALASAGDYGGAEALFAAEDGRLATLSRRAAVARIQILSQLGRNDEARAALQAAFGSRLDPGLEALDAQLAAGETLAYTIAPGPLEGIAEVFYTLGSALNGDTANDYVLMYARMAASLRPDHVDAILLSAGLLDQLGRYELSVATYKQVPGGHPDYHAAEMGRAEALRRAAKPDAAIEVLEQLAREFPDQPGVYVSLGDLLRQQENYAGAAGAYDKALANTPAEDGSRWFLLYARGICHERLDQWEQAEADFRASLDLDPDRPQVLNYLGYSLVEKNSKLDEALDMIERAVAARPDSGYIVDSLGWVLYRMGQFDEAVAHMERAVELMPVDPVVNDHLGDVYWAVGRSREAEFQWKRALSFIDPEDTDGEADPERIRRKLAIGLDAVLAEEGAEPLKVANGG from the coding sequence GTGCCCGTATCCATTCTTCGCAGCCTGACCTGTGCGGCCCTGGTTGCCGCCTCCGCTTCCGCCGCTCAGGCCGGAGGGCTGGCCGGGTCCTACCTGGCCGGGCGGGCGGCGACCTATGACAGCGATTTTGCCGCGGCGGCGCTTTATTACACCCAGGCGCTGGCGCGCGACCCGCAGAACCCGCTGCTGATGGAAAACGTGGTGTTTGCGCAGCTCGCCATGGGCAAGGCCGATCTGGCGGTGCCGGTGGCTGAACGGCTGCTGCAGACCGGTGCGCGCAGCCAGGTGGCCAATATCGTCATCGCGGGCGGCCGCGCCGCCAAGGGCGAGTTCCAGGCGATCCTGGACCGCGATCTTGAACGCGAGGCGATCCATCCGCTGGTGGACGGGCTGCTGGAAGGCTGGGCGCATATCGGCGCCGGATCGGTGTCAAGCGCGCTCAAGAGCTTTGACGGGCTGGCCGAGGATGGCAGCCTGCGGCCCTTCGTGCTGTACCACCGGGCACTGGCACTGGCCTCTGCCGGGGATTACGGCGGCGCCGAGGCGCTGTTTGCGGCCGAGGACGGGCGCCTCGCGACGCTCAGCCGCCGCGCTGCAGTGGCGCGGATTCAGATCCTGTCGCAGCTGGGCCGCAACGACGAGGCCCGCGCGGCGCTGCAGGCGGCCTTCGGCAGCCGCCTCGACCCCGGGCTTGAGGCATTGGATGCGCAGCTCGCAGCCGGAGAGACGCTTGCCTATACCATCGCGCCCGGCCCGCTGGAGGGCATTGCCGAGGTCTTCTACACGCTCGGCTCGGCGCTGAATGGCGATACCGCCAACGATTATGTGCTGATGTATGCCCGCATGGCCGCCTCGCTCCGTCCGGACCATGTCGATGCGATCCTGCTGAGCGCCGGACTGCTGGACCAGCTTGGCCGCTACGAGCTGTCGGTTGCCACCTACAAGCAGGTGCCCGGCGGCCACCCCGATTACCACGCGGCGGAAATGGGCCGCGCCGAGGCGCTGCGCCGTGCCGCCAAGCCGGATGCGGCGATCGAAGTGCTGGAACAGCTGGCCCGCGAATTCCCGGACCAGCCCGGCGTCTACGTCAGCCTCGGCGACCTGCTGCGCCAGCAGGAGAATTACGCAGGCGCCGCGGGCGCCTATGACAAGGCGCTGGCAAACACGCCCGCGGAGGACGGCAGCCGCTGGTTCCTGCTTTATGCCCGCGGCATCTGCCACGAGCGGCTGGATCAATGGGAGCAGGCCGAGGCCGACTTCCGCGCCTCGCTGGACTTGGACCCGGACCGGCCGCAGGTGCTGAATTACCTGGGCTATTCGCTGGTGGAAAAGAACAGCAAGCTGGACGAAGCGCTGGACATGATCGAACGCGCGGTCGCAGCGCGCCCCGACTCCGGCTATATCGTCGACTCCCTGGGCTGGGTGCTCTACCGCATGGGCCAGTTTGACGAGGCGGTGGCGCATATGGAGCGCGCGGTGGAACTGATGCCGGTGGACCCGGTGGTCAACGACCACCTCGGCGACGTCTACTGGGCCGTGGGCCGGTCCCGCGAGGCGGAATTCCAGTGGAAGCGGGCGCTGTCCTTCATCGACCCGGAAGACACCGACGGCGAGGCCGATCCCGAACGCATCCGCCGCAAGCTGGCAATCGGCCTGGACGCGGTGCTGGCCGAGGAAGGCGCCGAACCCCTGAAGGTCGCCAATGGCGGCTGA
- a CDS encoding polyprenyl synthetase family protein, with amino-acid sequence MDKVMTQKPHEMLAATLSQDLVAVNELIRTRMASRHAPRIPEVTAHLVEAGGKRLRPMLTLAAARMCGYQGNHHLKLAATVEFIHTATLLHDDVVDESTQRRGRPTANLLWDNKSSVLVGDYLFARSFQLMVETGSLRVLDILANASATIAEGEVLQMTAASNLKTDEDIYLQVVRGKTAALFSAATEVGGVIAGASEEQVKALFDYGDALGIAFQIADDLLDYQGDSKATGKNVGDDFRERKLTLPVIKAVAQATDEERAFWTRTIEKGKQQDGDLEQALALMAKYGTLEATRQDALAWAAKARTALQVLPEHEIRGMLSDLADYVVARLN; translated from the coding sequence ATGGACAAAGTGATGACACAGAAGCCGCATGAAATGCTGGCCGCCACGTTGAGCCAGGATCTGGTTGCGGTGAACGAACTGATCCGCACCCGGATGGCGTCCAGACACGCGCCGCGCATTCCCGAAGTGACCGCGCATCTGGTCGAAGCCGGCGGCAAGCGTCTGCGCCCGATGCTGACCCTGGCGGCGGCCAGGATGTGCGGCTATCAGGGCAACCATCACCTGAAACTGGCGGCCACGGTGGAGTTCATCCACACCGCGACCCTGCTGCATGACGACGTGGTGGACGAGAGCACCCAGCGGCGCGGCCGCCCTACCGCCAACCTGCTGTGGGACAACAAGAGCTCGGTGCTGGTCGGCGACTACCTGTTTGCCCGCAGCTTCCAGCTGATGGTCGAGACCGGCTCCCTGCGGGTGCTGGACATTCTTGCCAATGCCTCGGCCACCATTGCCGAGGGCGAGGTGCTGCAGATGACCGCGGCGTCGAACCTGAAAACGGACGAGGACATCTATCTGCAGGTGGTGCGCGGCAAGACCGCGGCGCTGTTCTCGGCCGCGACCGAGGTGGGCGGGGTGATTGCCGGGGCGTCCGAGGAGCAGGTGAAGGCGCTGTTCGATTACGGTGACGCGCTGGGGATCGCCTTTCAGATCGCGGATGACCTGCTGGACTACCAGGGCGACAGCAAGGCAACCGGCAAGAACGTCGGCGACGATTTCCGCGAGCGCAAGCTGACCCTGCCGGTGATCAAGGCGGTGGCGCAGGCGACGGATGAGGAGCGCGCCTTCTGGACCCGCACCATCGAGAAGGGCAAGCAGCAGGACGGCGACCTGGAGCAGGCGCTGGCGCTGATGGCGAAATACGGCACCCTGGAGGCGACGCGGCAGGATGCGCTGGCGTGGGCCGCCAAGGCACGCACTGCGCTGCAGGTGCTGCCCGAGCACGAGATCCGCGGCATGCTGAGCGATCTGGCCGACTACGTGGTGGCACGGCTGAACTGA
- a CDS encoding molybdopterin-binding protein, translating to MSCFDTILAVDWSAAKRRPRRKSKDAIWIGVARGGTAGQQIYCRSRQEAEMWLCSFLGEEQAAGRRVLAVFDFPFGYPRGFARRITGLDNPFALWQWLEERIEDAEDGSNNRFDVASAMNRLFAGAGPFWGKPNETNWPDIPYRKAGITYEDVAERRSADLAAKASSSCFQLFFNPTAGSQVLMGLPVLQRLRLRHNAAVWPFEKIADAQIVFAEVWPGLIEPAVRAAMAAAGPEEIRDRVQMRLLSQALSRLPAEEIAAMLAAVPEEAREEAWILGTGYEDRLNALASDEPAGLTPPPLSNDCFALPAGVDWTPVDDALALLKDRLGPVTGAETVPLADALGRVLAEDAVARRSNPPQPNTAVDGYGFAGGRGAGPHVLPLVPGRAAAGVPHDATVPAGSAIRVLTGAALPDGVDTVLLEEDVRTDGAQIAFNGPLKQGANTRRAGEDAGAGSVILPAGRVVTPADLALASATGLAELAVRLPLRAGVLSTGDELVEAGEPAADGQIFDANRPMLLALIRQLGFVPVDLGKAADDRADLRARLDAAAVQTDVILTSGGASAGDEDHMSALLREAGAMQEWRIALKPGRPLALGMWQGTPVFGLPGNPVAALVCTLIFARPAMGLMAGAGWREPQGFEVPAAFEKRKKPGRREYLRARVRGGRAEVFQSEGSGRISGLSWAEGLVELADGPAHVRPGDPVRFIPYGSFAM from the coding sequence GTGAGCTGTTTTGACACCATTCTGGCCGTCGACTGGTCCGCCGCCAAGCGCAGGCCCCGGCGCAAAAGCAAGGATGCGATTTGGATCGGAGTGGCGCGCGGCGGAACCGCCGGACAGCAGATCTACTGCCGCAGCCGGCAGGAGGCTGAGATGTGGCTCTGCAGCTTCCTTGGTGAGGAACAGGCTGCGGGGCGGAGGGTGCTGGCGGTTTTTGATTTTCCTTTCGGTTATCCGCGCGGATTCGCGCGCCGGATCACCGGGTTGGATAACCCCTTTGCTCTGTGGCAGTGGTTGGAAGAGCGTATCGAAGACGCTGAGGACGGCAGCAACAACCGGTTCGACGTTGCCTCTGCAATGAACCGGCTGTTTGCCGGCGCCGGTCCGTTCTGGGGAAAGCCAAACGAGACAAACTGGCCGGACATTCCCTACCGCAAGGCAGGTATAACCTATGAGGACGTTGCAGAACGGCGCAGCGCGGATCTGGCGGCCAAGGCGTCTTCGTCCTGTTTTCAACTGTTCTTCAACCCGACGGCAGGCAGCCAGGTCCTCATGGGGCTGCCGGTCCTGCAGCGGTTGCGGCTCCGGCACAACGCCGCTGTCTGGCCTTTCGAAAAGATTGCGGATGCGCAAATTGTGTTTGCAGAAGTTTGGCCAGGATTGATTGAACCCGCGGTCAGGGCCGCCATGGCTGCTGCCGGCCCGGAAGAAATACGTGACCGGGTGCAGATGCGTCTCTTGTCGCAGGCGCTCAGCCGTCTGCCGGCGGAAGAAATTGCCGCAATGCTGGCCGCTGTACCTGAGGAAGCCCGAGAGGAGGCTTGGATTTTGGGAACCGGATATGAAGACCGCTTGAACGCTCTGGCCTCGGATGAGCCGGCGGGGCTGACACCGCCGCCGCTCAGCAACGATTGCTTTGCCCTGCCTGCGGGCGTCGACTGGACGCCGGTGGACGACGCGCTGGCGTTGCTGAAGGACCGGCTGGGGCCGGTCACCGGTGCCGAAACCGTGCCGCTGGCGGACGCCCTTGGCCGGGTGCTGGCAGAGGATGCGGTGGCCAGGCGCTCCAATCCGCCGCAGCCGAACACGGCGGTGGACGGCTATGGCTTTGCCGGCGGCCGGGGCGCGGGGCCGCATGTGCTGCCTCTGGTGCCGGGCCGGGCGGCGGCGGGCGTTCCCCATGACGCAACCGTGCCTGCAGGCAGCGCCATCCGCGTGCTGACCGGTGCGGCGCTGCCCGACGGGGTGGACACGGTGCTCCTCGAGGAGGACGTCCGCACCGACGGCGCGCAGATCGCCTTCAACGGCCCGCTGAAACAGGGGGCGAACACCCGCAGGGCAGGCGAGGATGCCGGCGCCGGCAGCGTGATCCTGCCGGCCGGCCGGGTGGTCACACCGGCGGATCTGGCGCTGGCCTCTGCCACCGGGCTGGCGGAACTGGCGGTGCGGCTGCCGCTGCGCGCCGGCGTGCTCTCCACCGGGGATGAGCTGGTGGAGGCGGGGGAGCCTGCGGCGGACGGGCAGATCTTTGACGCCAACCGGCCGATGCTGCTGGCGCTGATCCGGCAGCTGGGCTTTGTGCCGGTGGATCTGGGCAAGGCCGCCGATGACCGCGCCGACCTGCGCGCACGGCTGGATGCCGCGGCGGTGCAGACGGATGTGATCCTGACCTCTGGCGGCGCCTCGGCAGGCGACGAGGACCACATGTCGGCGCTGCTGCGCGAGGCGGGCGCGATGCAGGAATGGCGCATCGCGCTGAAGCCGGGCCGCCCGCTGGCGCTGGGCATGTGGCAGGGCACGCCGGTGTTCGGGCTGCCGGGCAACCCGGTGGCCGCGCTGGTCTGCACGCTGATCTTTGCCCGGCCCGCGATGGGGCTGATGGCGGGCGCGGGCTGGAGGGAGCCGCAGGGGTTCGAGGTTCCGGCGGCCTTTGAAAAGCGCAAGAAGCCGGGCCGCCGCGAGTACCTGCGGGCGCGGGTGCGCGGCGGCAGGGCAGAGGTGTTCCAATCCGAAGGCTCCGGCCGCATCAGCGGCCTCAGCTGGGCCGAAGGGCTGGTGGAACTGGCCGACGGGCCCGCCCATGTCAGGCCGGGCGACCCGGTGCGTTTCATTCCCTACGGCAGTTTCGCCATGTGA
- the mobB gene encoding molybdopterin-guanine dinucleotide biosynthesis protein B: MKIYGVTGWKNNGKTGLMERLVAEITARGVTVSTIKHAHHGVDVDQPGTDSYRHRAAGASEVVLASAGRVAIMQELRGAAEPPLADLLARLSPVDLVLAEGYKRERHPKIEAHRHAAGTQLIAPGDQTIRAVASDTPLDLDRPVLDLDDTAAIADFILAELDL; encoded by the coding sequence ATGAAGATCTACGGCGTCACCGGCTGGAAGAACAACGGCAAGACCGGGCTGATGGAGCGGCTGGTGGCCGAGATCACCGCCCGAGGGGTGACCGTTTCCACCATCAAGCACGCCCATCACGGCGTTGATGTGGATCAGCCCGGCACCGACAGCTACCGCCACCGCGCCGCGGGCGCGTCCGAGGTGGTGCTGGCTTCCGCGGGCCGCGTGGCGATCATGCAGGAGCTGCGCGGCGCGGCGGAACCGCCGCTGGCGGACCTGCTGGCGCGGCTCAGCCCGGTCGATCTGGTGCTGGCCGAAGGCTACAAGCGCGAGCGCCACCCCAAGATCGAGGCGCACCGGCACGCGGCCGGCACGCAGCTGATCGCGCCGGGGGATCAGACCATCCGGGCGGTTGCCAGCGACACCCCGCTGGACCTGGACCGTCCGGTGCTCGATCTGGATGACACGGCCGCGATTGCGGATTTCATTCTGGCCGAGCTGGATTTGTGA
- the soxR gene encoding redox-sensitive transcriptional activator SoxR, with protein sequence MPSSAGISIGYLAERTGLAVSAIRYYEAQGLVEPWRNAGGQRRFHRADIRRLSFIMIAQQFGFSLPEIRGFLKSLPGRRTPTREDWARISENFRAHLDQRIDTLVRLRDNLDGCIGCGCLSLPNCKLYNPEDRAAQKGQGPRYLMGDRPETDAAAENGP encoded by the coding sequence ATGCCCTCATCCGCCGGGATTTCCATCGGCTATCTGGCTGAACGCACCGGGCTCGCGGTGTCCGCCATCCGCTATTACGAGGCGCAGGGTTTGGTGGAGCCCTGGCGCAACGCGGGCGGGCAGCGGCGGTTCCACCGGGCCGACATCCGGCGGCTCAGTTTCATCATGATTGCCCAGCAGTTCGGCTTTTCCCTGCCGGAGATCCGCGGCTTCCTGAAAAGCCTGCCGGGCAGGCGGACCCCGACAAGGGAAGACTGGGCGCGGATATCGGAGAATTTCCGCGCCCACCTCGACCAGCGAATCGACACCCTGGTCAGGCTGCGCGACAATCTGGACGGCTGCATAGGCTGCGGCTGTCTATCGCTTCCGAATTGCAAACTGTACAACCCCGAAGACCGGGCCGCACAAAAGGGGCAGGGACCCAGATATCTGATGGGAGACCGGCCTGAGACAGATGCTGCGGCGGAAAATGGTCCTTGA